The genomic segment GCCTGTATATTCCAGTAAAAATAAGTTTCTTGAAATTTGAAGTTCTTCTGCCAGATTCGGAATTCCTTTCAAACCTAATCTTGTAGAAACAATTCCTTCGTTTGCAACACCATTTCCTTTAATATTTGGGTCTTGTGAGTAAGCGATTACCAAACCATCAAAATCCTGTACATATTGCAAAGCTATTTTAAGCACATTGGCATTGTCGATACTTTTGTTGTAATCGCCAAAAGCAATCGCTCCGGCATTTTTCATATCGTAAAGTTCGGCCATATCTTTTCCTTCGCTGGCTTTTGTTAAAGCTCCAATTGGAAAAATCTCTGTTGCAGAACCATTTGCTTTATTCTTTACAAAATTTATCTGAGATTGATTGTCGATAATCGGGAAGGAGTTTGGCTGAAGTGCAATTGCCGTAAAACCACTTTTTGCAGCAACATTCAACCCGTTTGCAATAGTTTCTCTGTCTTCATAACCCGGCTCTCCAAGAGAAACACTGCTGTCAAACCATCCCTGAGAAACATGAAGATCGTCGAATCTTACAATTTCTGCATCGTCGTTTGGAAGAGAAACGCCTATTTTTTCTATTAAACCATCTGCAATTAAAAGATCAACGGTCTGGTTATGAAACGGACTTTTTGAGTCGATAATTTTGGCGCTTTTGATGATTATTTTCATATTTTGGATATTTATTTATCAAACATTAAATCTTTTTGTTTTCTACCATTAAGAAATTAAGTTAATAAAGAAGAGAAACTTAATTTTCTAGCCATTAAAACTAAGTTCATAAAGGAAAAACTTAATAATCTTAATGTCTTAATGGTGAAAAAAATCATTTCACGAATTTTATAATTGCCATTTCTAAAGCTAAAAATAACAGTGCAAAGATAACAAACCATTTCCAAATTTGACTGTCAGTACGCTCAGTTTGTAAGGTGTTAAAAATGGTCGAAATCGTATCGGCGGTTTTAAAATCAGAAACTACGTTTGTATTTACCTGACTCAAATCGCTTTCGGTTCTTTTGTAATTGAAACTCAAGTTTTCAACCCATTCTTTTTTGTCAAAAATGCTGTAATTTCCAGCTGTATCCGGAAAATCATTAAACGTTAATTTGACTTTATTATTTAAAATCTGCTGAATCGGAATAAACGAATCTTCCGTTCCTTTTACTTCCAAAATCGCATCTTTTGTCAATAAAACATCCACAAAATATGGCTGATTGTTTCCAATCGTTAAGGCATTTACACCCGTTTTTTGATTGTTCTGTGCCATTTTATAAAACAACGGAACAATTAATGGCGATTGCTGAAAATTTGAATTTGCAGCGTTTATTGGTGCCGAAAACACAGTAATTCCAGCTGTTGGGTTTTGTACCGCTGTAACAAACGAACTTTGATCTTCATAAGATAAAACGGCGGGATAAGGACTTGAAATATCAAATGAGCTGTTTGTTTTTGGATATTGAAAATTGGTAATTTTATTTTCGAAAACTCCAGAAAATAACGGATGATCGAAATTAATTTTCGTAATCTGTTTGCTTTCTGTTTTGAGAGTATTGAATTGGATTTTTCCAAAATTTCCTAAAAAGGCATTCAAGTTTGAAACTGAGCTTTTTTCAGAAGGAATTACAACTAAATTTCCACCTTTAGAAACAAAAGCTTTTAAAGTGGTTTGCAAAGCCTGCGGAATTTCGACTAATTCATTTAAGATTATCGTATTTTGTTTTTCTAAACTATTATAATCTAAAGTGCTGATAGAGTAATTGTTGTAATTGAATTCGGCAGAAGTATAAATTCTTGATAAAAAATTGCTTTTTTCAGGTTCACCAATACTAATTACGTTTGTTTTTTTGTTTTTAGAAATGCTGAAAAACAATTTGTTATCATAAGTTAAACCGTTGTCTTCGATTGAAACATATCCGTGAAAAGCTTCTTTTGGAATTGTGAAGTTGATTTTCTTTTTCTTCGTATCAAAATTGATAATTGTTTTGGCAATCAGTTTATTTTGATTGTATAAAGCAGTCGAAATTGGTTTGAAATCTTCGCCGTAAGCTGATAAATTGACGCCAATTTCATAGAAATTCTCTAAAGTCTGATTGATGTAAACACTGTCTATTGAAACATTGTTTTTTTGTTCAGCTTCAGAAAGTATGAAATACGGTTTCTCTTCAGAATCAGTATTTTTGATGTCGTTTTCTTTTAAACCAACAGCATCAGAAATAATAATTATATCTTTTTTATGTGCCGATTTATGCGCTTTTACTTTTGCCATAATCGACGAAAGTTCAAAAGGCGTCGCACTATATTTTAGGTTTTGTAAAGCACTTTTAGACGATTTTATATCGGTATTCCAATAATTATCTGTGTTTGTTAGTAAAGAAAACTGAGCATTTTCAGGAGTATTTTCCAGTAATTCCTGCACGGCACGTTTTAGCAATTCTCCTTTTTTGCCTTTTGCCTGCATACTAAAAGAGTTATCTAAAATGATATACATTTCGTTTGAGGCATTTTTGCTGTCTTTGGCTTCAAAAAAAGGCTGGGCAAAAGCTATAATGGCACACGTAAGCAGTAAAAGACGTGTGGCAAGCAATAATCGTTTTTTGATTTTGGAACTTTTACGAGTTTGAACCGCTAATTCTTTCAAAAAACGAACATTGGTAAAATAAGAGGTTTTAAATCGTCGTAATTGAAATAAATGAACCAAAATTGGTACAATCAATAAAAAGAGAAAGTATAGAATTTCGGGATGTTTAAAGTGCATTCTGGCTTCGATTTACTTCGCTACGTTTTATTTTTCACGAAGATGCTGGTCAAAAATACAAATTTTTAGTTGAACCATATAAGTTCATGTAAGAGATTATAAGTTTAATCGAATTTTGAGATTAAAATAATTAAAATTTAGGATTTCATTTTTTTTTGAAAAAAAACTAAAATGAACTTATATGACTTATATGGTTTGAAAGTTTCTAAAAATGTAACTTTTCTGATTTTATTTGTAATGACAAGAAAGATATTATTGTTTATTTTAGCAGTATTCAAAAAACATATTATGAAAAAAATATATCTAGTATTATTTTCTGCTTTGGCTGTCACAACTGCAAAAGCTCAAAATAAATTTAACCTGCTGGTAGGAACTTATACCAATACATGCCAGAGTAATGGAATTTACGTTTATGAATTTGACGCGAATTCGGGAGAATTTAAATTAAAAAATTCATCAGAAAATGTTGTAAGTCCGAGTTATTTATCGGTTTCGGCAGATAATAAATTTATATATGCCGTAAACGAGAATGGTACACAGAGTTCTGTAAGTGCCTTTGGATACGATTCTGCATCTGGTAAAGTTAATTTTTTAAATAAAAATGATGCTTTAGGAGCGGATCCTTGTCATCTAATAAATGATGATAAAAATGTAATTGCCGCTAATTATTCCGGCGGTAGTATTGTAGTTTATAAAAAAAATGCTGACGGCAGTATTTCTGAAGTACAGCAATTAATTCAGCACGAAGGAAAAGGACCAAATGCGGCTCGTCAGGAAAAAGCCCACGTTCATATGGTTGTTTTTTCTCCGGATAAAAAGTTTGTACTTTCTAATGATTTAGGTTTAGATAAAGTTTTTATTTATAAATATAATCCAGCTTCTAAAAATGAAATTTTAACGTTAAAAGGCAGTGTTGATGTGAAACCAGGAAGCGGCCCAAGACATTTGACTTTCAGTAAAGATGGAAAATTTGTTTATCTGGTTCAGGAATTAGACGGTACACTGACAACTTTTAGTTATGATAAAACCGGAAACTTAAAAGTGATTGCCGAAACAAGTATTCTTCCAAAAGACTTTAAAGGCGGAACCGGCGCTGCTGCAATCAAAATTTCGCCTGACGGAAACTTTTTATATGTTTCTGATCGTGTTGATGTTAACGCTATTTCTGTTTATAAAATTCTTAAAAACGGAAGTATAGAATTGGTTGAGCAGCAAAGCACTTTAGGAAAAGGCCCAAGAGATTTTGCTATTGACCCAAGTGGAAATTATTTTTTAGTAGGACATCAGTACACTAATGATATTGTTATTTTTAAAAGAGATATCAAAACCGGAAAAATCACCGATACACGAAAAAGAATTCAGTTATGTTCGCCTGTAGGGCTTGTTTTTACGAAAATATAATTTTTTAAAGGTTCTAAGATGCTAAGGTTCTAAGGAACTAAGATTAAAAAAATAAAAAAGAAGGTTCAAAGATTATTAAATCTTTGAACCTTCTTTTTTATTTGGTGAGAAAAAAACTTAGAACCTTAGTGTCTTATTTACCATCTTTCTTCTTCTTATTTCTTGTCTTCAACATATTTCTGTTAACAGAACCGTGGGTTTTCTTTTTTGTTTTTGAAGGGCCTCCCAGATTGACTTTTTGGTTCTTTTTAGATTTTTCGTGAAAAGCACCATCACCTTCAAGTTTAGGTTTTTTCAATAAAAACTTTCTTGGCAGTTTGTCTTTTTCGGCTTCAATTAATTTTTCTGAAATTTCAACTTCTTCAGGAAAATCAGCGATTTTAAGTTCCTGATCCATTAAAAGTTCCGTTTCAATTTTATATTCTTCTTCTCTCGGAGAAACAAAACTAATTGCAGTTCCTGTTGCGTCTGCACGACCGGTACGACCAATTCTGTGCATGTACAATTCAGGTTCTTCCGGAAGTTCAAAATTGATAACATGCGAAATGTTAGAAATATCTAAACCTCTTGCCATAACGTCGGTTGTAATTAATCCGCGAAGATTTCCTTCCTGAAATTCAGCCATTGTGCTCAAACGGTAATTTTGAGATTTATTAGAATGAATTACCCCAAACTGACCTTCAAAATGCTCTTCAATACGATTAAAAAGCATGTCTGAAATCTTTTTATTATTTACGAAAACCAAAACACGATCCATGCTTTCGTCTGTCTCAAATAAATGTTTCAACAGATTTACTTTTGTATTGAAGTTTGGAACGTTATAGGTAATTTGTGTAATTTTTTCAAGCGGAGTTCCCGATGGAGCAAGCGTAACTTCTTCAGGAAAATCAAAATAGTCATTTAATATATCATCAACTTCGTCTGTCATCGTTGCAGAGAACAGAATATTTTGACGTTTGGTTTTCATCATAGCCAAAAGAGAAGTCAATTGTGGCCTGAAACCTAAATTCAGCATTTCATCAAATTCGTCGATAACTAATTTTTGAGTTACATCAAAACGAACAACAGCATCCAGAGCCAAATCCATAGTACGTCCCGGAGTACCTACTAAAATGTCAACTCCTTCATAAACAGCTTTCTTTTGAGTGTTGATGTTTACTCCACCGTAAATTCCAAGCGTTTTAACTGACATGTATTTAGTCAGTTTTTCGACTTCTTCAACAACCTGAACCACCAATTCTCGGGTTGGAACCAGAATTACAATTTTTGGAGTATTGGTATGAGTGAACTTATATAATTTTAAAAGCGGCAGTAAATAGGCAAATGTTTTACCGGTTCCGGTTTGTGCAATTCCCATCATATCGCGTCCAGACGTGATTACAGAAAAGGATTTTTCCTGAATAGGAGTTGGTGTAACAAAACCTAATTCGTCAACAGCTTTTTGTAATGATTTTGGAAGATTGAATTTTTCGAAAGTGCTCATCTGCATTAAATTTTGTGCAAATGTACGTTAAAATGATGGTTTTTTGTAGAATTTGTAATTTTAGATAACGTATTGTTGTTTTGTTTGTCACTCTGAGCGAAGTCGAAGAGGCGTGCCAATTGGAATGCGGGCTTCGACTTCGCTCAGCCTGACAGCATAAAACTAAAATAAAATCTACAATTTTTAAACTCTAAAAGCCTTCAAAAACTCCTAAACCAAATAAGGCAAAATCGTATTTTACAGGATCTCCAGCATCCATTTTGCGCAATTGTGTGTCTAATTCTAGTAAAGCTTTTGCATCATTTTGCTTTCGCGAAAGAATTCCTAGTTTACGGGCAACATTTCCTGAATGTACATCAAGCGGACAGGATAAAACTGAAGGTGAAATAGTTTTCCAGATTCCTAAATCTACACCTTTTGCGTCCTGACGAACCATCCATCGCAAATACATATTAATGCGTTTTGCTGCCGAATTATTTAACGGATCTGAAATATGTTTTTGAGTTCGCGGCAAATGATCAATTTCGAAGAATATTTTTTTGAATTCGCTGATGCTTTTCTGCAGACTGTCTTTTTCCTGATTTTTGGCAAAAACAGCTTCCAATCCGCTATGATTTTTATAAATGTGTTGTAAACCTTTAATGAATCCGCCGAAATCTTTTCCGTTGAAAGTGCGGTGGACGAAAGTTTCTAAATCAGCCAGATTATCTTCAGAATGTGACATGACAAAATCATAAGGCGTATTGCCCATTAATTCCATCATTTTATGAGAATTCTTTATAATCATTTTGCGGTTCCCCCATGCAATTGAAGCACTTAGAAAACCGGCAATTTCGATGTCTTCTTTTTGAGTAAAAAGATGCGGAATTTGTACAGGATCACTTTCTATAAAATCCTGATTATTATATTGAATGACTTTTTCGTCAAGAAATTCTTTAAGTTCTTTTTGATTCATTTTTTTTTTAGTTCTTAGTAATTAGTCTTTAGTGATTAGCCTAAAGCAATTTAATTACTAATCAGACCGTCGACCATAACTAATTTTCTGTCGGCCATATTGGCTAATTCTTCGTTGTGAGTAACAATTACAAAGGTCTGCCCGAATTCATCACGAAGCTGAAAAAATAACTGATGTAAATTTTCAGCAGAATGCGTGTCGAGATTTCCAGACGGTTCATCAGCAAAAATAATATCAGGTTTATTTATTAAGGCTCTCGCAACGGCAACACGCTGTTGTTCACCGCCCGAAAGTTCGCTTGGTTTATGATGTATTCTGTGTGATAAACCTAAATATTCCAGTATTTTTTTAGCTTCTTTTTCGGTTTCAGTTTTTGGTTTATTTGCCATAAAAGCCGGAATACATACGTTTTCTAAAGCTGTAAATTCAGGTAATAATTGATGAAACTGAAAAATAAACCCAAGATTTAAGTTTCTGAATTCAGATAGTATTTTATCTTGTTTGCTTTTCTTTTTAAAATAGCGGCTATGGTAAATAAGCATTAAAAGAATTGGCATTAATAATACACCAAGTGTTATTAAACCCAAGGTATCATATTGTATTCTTGATTTAAAAAACAATAAAAAAACGATTAGTGCTATGGTGTAAATAGAACCTATCCAGGTTATAATTTTGAATGCTTTTTCTTGTTTAGAATTATCGGTTTCAACATCTTGTAATTTTAAAATGTTTGTACCATTTATGGTTAAAGAAGATTCAGGATTTCTTTCGGGTACATCTAAAGTACCTAAAATTTGCAGTAAAGTAGTTTTTCCGGCACCGGAAGCGCCTACAATCGAAACAATTTCGCCTTTTTTAATATGTAAATCAACTCCTTTTAAAACCTCAAGTTTGTCATAGAATTTATGTATGTTTTTTGCGTGTATCATGTAGTGAAACTGTTTTTACAAAGAAACGAAGATTATACTTAGAATCAAATTCCAATATCTTAAATTCCAAATTCCAATTTTTTCATAAATCTAAATCTAAATCTGCAGTTTAAAACTGGTCTGTTTATTGATGTGGAAATTTTGAAAATTAAATTTAATTGATAGTAAAACAATTCTCATAAATTATTTTTAATTTCGAATAACCTCAAAATTTACTTAACATGCAGGATTTAAAAGTTGTAGAAGATAACAGAATGTCAAAATTACTTTTTGGTTTAATTTTGGACGGTATTGGTATGATTTCTTTTTCAATTCCTTTACTTGGAGAATTTTCAGATGTAATTTGGGCGCCAATTGCGGCCATTATTATGAGCAGAATGTATAAAGGAAGAGTTGGGAAAGTAGCAAGTGTGTTGACTTTTATTGAAGAAATTATTCCTTTTACTGATGTAATTCCGTCATTTACACTTACATGGATTTATACTTATTTCTTTACGAGACAACCTAATGAGTTTAATTAAAGTGAATTAAATCTGTGGTTTTTCATCTTTAAATAAAAAGCCAAGTCCCATATTTTTCAGCATTTTCTTTTCGAAATTCCAAAAGAATTTAAACTGCCCGAAAATACTTCCGATGGCAACGAGTAAAACCTGATAAATTGGGAAAATAATCAGCAGACGAATTAAAGTAAACCAGCCTCCAAAGTCTTCTTTTGTAATGCCGAGCCAAACACAAAAAGGTTTAGACAACCAGGCAGATGCCGATCCGGTGATGGCAAAAACGGTAAGAATTATAACGGCTTGTAAATTTGAGGTAATTCCCCAGCGTTGCTTTAGTTTGTTCATTGCTATTTGTAATGATTACAAATATAGTAATTATCTTGAAGGAACATAACCCCAAAGCTTTTGTTTGTAAGTATTTTGAAAATAAATCATGTAATTGTAAATTAAGTAGTTTACTTCGTAACCGTAATGAATGTCAGGACGGTAATTAATTGACATTTCGTACAAATCCGGGTTATAACGCTGTGGCTGTAAAACACGGTTGTTCCATTCGGTTACATACAAATTATTTTTATTTTCGAGATATTGTAATGAATGGTAATTGCGAGGATAAGCTCTCGAAACGAGCCAGTTGCTAAAACCATTATCAATAATTATTACTTCATACTCAAGCGAATCGTTTGCAATTCTTACGGTATCGTTTATTTTTTTATTTGAAGCATTATCAGCACTTGCAATAGTTGGCGAGGTTGTCGAACAGGCAATTATTGTTACTAGTAAAGCTAATATGGCAATGCATTTTTTCATACAATAAAGTTACGAATTTTTTTTGAAGTTGCTAAGGTTCTAAGTTGCTAAGGTTCTGAGTTTTTTTGTTGTAATAAAAAAGGGGCTCTCTCCATTTTGAGACAGCCCCTTTTATATTTTGCTCAATATCTTAGAACCTTAGTGTCTTAGCACCTCAGAACCTTTATTTGCTCCCAAACAACTTCCCAATAAAACCGGCAATGCCGCCTTTACTTTTGGTAACTACAAGAACATCGGCAACGTCAAGTTTCCCGTCGTTATTTTGGTCAAGGCCAAATTGAGTTCCGTATTTAGAAATGGTATCCATAATTCCCGAAGCTTGTCCGCTGTTTCCTGAAATGGAATTTATAATGTCTGAAATTTGAAAACTACTGTCGTTTGGATCTTTTGCTTTGTTGACTAAAGAGCCTAAAATCTGCGGAATCAAATTGGAAGCGACTCCATTTGAATCGGCACTGCTTAAACCAAATTTTTCTCCTAGATTTCCGCTTAATTGTTGTTGAATTTGCTGTACAACTGGATTTGAACTGTCTATTGGAGAATTTCCATTAAATAATCCGGCAATCTGATCGGTACCGCCTTCAGAAACAATCTTTTTTAATCCTTCAAAAATAGAACTGCTTGTTTCGCTTATTACGGCGTCATTATGTTCATTTGGGACAGCGTTATTGTTTACCACAGCATCGCCTCCATATTGCTGTACTAATTGGGTTAATTGTTCAAACATGATATTTAGGGTTTAGATTATCAATCAAATTTAAACAAAAAAAGAAAGGGATTTATTAAACTGTGTTAATAAATCCCTTCTAAGTAATTTAATTATAGTTAATTAGCTTAACAAAGTGATGATTTGTGATGCTAATTCAGTACCAATTCTATCCTGAGCTTCTCCAGTTGCAGCTCCAATGTGAGGAGTTAAAGAAATTTTAGAGTGCATTAAGATTGCCATTTCTGGTTTTGGTTCGCTTTCGAAAACATCTAAACCTGCAAAAGCAACTTTCCCAGAATCTAAAGCTTTTACTAAAGCTACTTCGTCGATAACACCTCCACGAGCACAGTTTACAATTCCAACACCATCTTTCATGATTTCAAGTTCTTTCTCTCCAATGATGTAACCATCCTGAGCAGGAACGTGTAATGTAATGAAATCAGCTTCCTTAAATAAAGATTCTAAAGATTGAGAAACAATTGTAGTTGTGATAGACTGTCCGTCGAAAAATTCAACTTTTACGTCAACTTGAGGAATAAAGCTATCTGCAGCGATAACTTTCATACCAAGACCAAGCGCCATTTTTGCAGTAGCTTGTCCGATACGACCAATGCCCACAATTCCAAGAGTTTTTCCTCTTAATTCAGTTCCGTTAGCGTAAGCTTTTTTCAAACCTTCAAAGTTTGAATCACCTTCTAAAGGCATATTTCTGTTTGAATCATGTAAGAAACGAACACCAGAAAATAAATGTCCGAATACTAACTCAGCCACAGACTCTGAAGAAGAAGCCGGAGTATTGATTACATGAATTCCTTTGCTTTTTGCATAATCAACATCGATGTTATCCATACCAACACCACCACGACCGATGATTTTGATACCAGGACAAGCGTCGATAATATCTTTACGAACTTTAGTTGCACTGCGAACTAAAATTACGTCTACATTGTTTTCATTGATAAAGTTAGCTACTTGTTCCTGAGCTACTTTTGTAGTTATTACTTCAAATCCGCCTTTTTCTAAAGCTAGAATTCCACTTTTAGAAATTCCGTCATTTGCTAATACTTTCATTTTTGGTATATTGTTTATTTGGTTAATCGGTTTAACTGTTTAATCGTTTATGCGTTTAATTGTTTAATCGATAAACCAATTTATTATTTTTCTTTTTTGATTTTTTTTCTAAAGGCAACATTTTGCGTTTAAACAGCTAATCAAATTAACGATTAAACGCATAAACGATTAAACTTTAGACTCAAGCGCTTTCATTACATCAACTAAAACCTGTACACTTTCGATAGGCATAGCGTTGTAAATAGAAGCTCTGTAACCGCCTACAGAACGGTGACCCGGCAATCCTGAAATTCCTGCAGCTTTCCATAAAGCATCAAAAGTTTCAGTATGGTCAGGATTGTTAAGTAAGAAAGTTACGTTCATTGCAGAACGATCTTCTACCTTAGCAGCACCTTTAAATAATGGGTTTCTGTCGATTTCATTATAAAGTAATTCTGCTTTTGCGTTGTTTAATTTTTCAACAGCAGCGATTCCGCCTTTAGCTTTAATCCATTGTAATGTTAATAATGAAACATATACAGCAAATACAGAAGGAGTATTGTACATACTTTCTGCTTTGATATGTTTTGAATAATCTAACATACTAGGAATTGTTCTTCCGTTTTTGCCTAAGATTTCTTCTTTAACCACAACAAGAGTTGTTCCTGCAGGCCCCATATTTTTTTGAGCTCCGGCATAGATTAAATCAAATTTTGAGAAATCTAATTCACGAGAGAAGATATCAGAACTCATATCGCATACAACTGGAACGTTTGTCGATGGGAATTCTTTCATTTGAGTTCCAAAAATGGTATTGTTACTAGTGCAGTGGAAATAATCAGCATCTGCCGGAATTTCGTAACCTTTTGGAACATATGTATAATTATCGTCTTTTGAAGAACCTACAACAATAGTTTCTCCAAAAAGTTTAGCTTCTTTAATAGCCGCAGTTGCCCACGTTCCTGAATCTAAATAAGCCGCTTTTCCGTTTTCTTTCATTAGGTTATAAGGAGCCATCAGGAATGCAGTACTTGCACCACCTTGTAAAAACAAAGCCTGATATCCTTTTCCCTGAAGTCCTAATAATTCTAAAGCCAGCGAACGAGCTTCATCCATAACAGCCACAAAATCTTTGCTTCGGTGCGAAATTTCAAGAATAGATAATCCTGAATCATTAAAATTTAAAACGGCTTTTGATGCTTTTTCAAAAACTTCCTGAGGTAAAATACTTGGTCCTGCGCTGTAGTTGTGTTTTTTCATGGTTGTTGTTAATAGTCGAAAAAATTGTCGAAAAATTTAAAGATGCAAATTTCGGTAATAGGAGCTGAAAAAGCGATAAATAATTCGAAATAATTAAACATTTTTTTACTTTGTTGTTAACAAAAACGTTATAGTATCAACGTTATCTGCATAATCCCACAATTGAGGATTTTGCGTCTGCCCGAATGCAACACTATTTTCAATTAAATCATTGCTTACAATACATTGAATTTGATCTTCGTCGATTTTTAAACGTGATTTTAAATCTTCAAGACTTTCATAATATTCAAAGAAAACGCTCGAAATAGGAGAGGCGTAGCTTGAATCTTCTTTTAAGGTTAAAAATCCGTTATCTGTCAGTTTAAAATTGCTCATTAAAAATACGGCTTTGTTGTAGTCGTAATTATTGGCATATTTTTCATATTGTATAACATCCTGATATTTGAAAACGGCCTGAAAAAAAGCATCAAAAGAGTAATCTTTTGGAACAAAAAGTTTAGAAACATTTCGGCATCCCAAACCAAAATATCTAAAAATATCTTCTCCTAAAGCTTCTAAATCTTCGTGAGTTTCTTTTCCGTTTAAAACTGCTGCCGAATTTCTGTTTTTTCTAATTATAGAAGGTTTGTCCTTAAAATAATATTCAAAATAACGGGCTGTATTGTTGCTTCCTGTTGCAATTACGGCATCGAAATTTTCCAGTTTTCCTTCCACGAAAGTGATTTTATCTTTAAAATTTTCATCAACAGCAATTAAATATTTTGCTAAAAAAGGCAATAAATGCTGATCGTTTGATGAAGTTTTTACCAAAGCTTTGTTTCCGGTAATTAAAACAGAAAGAAAATCATGAAAACCTACAAGCGGAATATTTCCGGCCAAAATTAAGGCAACTGTTTTTTCATTATCAGCTTTACTAAAATCGTACATCGAAGTCCATTTATCGATGTTTTCTTTAGTTAGAGCGTCTGCCCATGATTTTACAGAAAAATAGACCTGTTCAGGAGTGTACCATCCATTATGTGACTGCGAAAGATGAATAAGTCTTTCGAAATCATCAAAAAAGATATCATTATATAAAACGTCAGATTTTTTCGCGGAATGCCCTTCAGAAAACTGACTTAAAAATTTTCCTAATTCAACAAAAACACTTTTTTTTGTTTCTAATGTCATAATGTTTGTTTATGAATTGTTTTGATTGTAATTTTGCACAAAAATAAGTATAATTAAGTCGAAAGTCAAAAGTCATAAGTCAAAAGCTATGCTTGCCTTAATTTTGACTTTAGAACTTTAAGGCTTTTAACTTTAAGAAAACAAAAAGATGGCAATAATTATAACTGACGAATGCATAAACTGTGGGGCTTGTGAACCAGAATGCCCAAATACAGCAATATATGAAGGAGCAGATGATTGGAGATATAAAGACGGAACAAGTTTAAAAGGAACTATAATTTTACCTGACGGAACTGAGGTTGATGCTGATGATGCTCAAACTCCAATTTCTGACGAGATTTATTATATCGTTCCGGGAAAATGTACAGAGTGTAAAGGTTTTCATGATGAGCCTCAATGTGCTGCTGTTTGTCCTGTTGATTGTTGTGTGCCGGATGATAACCATGTAGAAGATGAAGAAACCTTGTTGAACAGACAGGCGTTTTTACATGGCGAGTAAACTTCGTTGTTATATAATAAATAATGCATTAACGTTCTCT from the Flavobacterium sp. genome contains:
- a CDS encoding DUF6146 family protein, which produces MKKCIAILALLVTIIACSTTSPTIASADNASNKKINDTVRIANDSLEYEVIIIDNGFSNWLVSRAYPRNYHSLQYLENKNNLYVTEWNNRVLQPQRYNPDLYEMSINYRPDIHYGYEVNYLIYNYMIYFQNTYKQKLWGYVPSR
- a CDS encoding D-2-hydroxyacid dehydrogenase, encoding MKVLANDGISKSGILALEKGGFEVITTKVAQEQVANFINENNVDVILVRSATKVRKDIIDACPGIKIIGRGGVGMDNIDVDYAKSKGIHVINTPASSSESVAELVFGHLFSGVRFLHDSNRNMPLEGDSNFEGLKKAYANGTELRGKTLGIVGIGRIGQATAKMALGLGMKVIAADSFIPQVDVKVEFFDGQSITTTIVSQSLESLFKEADFITLHVPAQDGYIIGEKELEIMKDGVGIVNCARGGVIDEVALVKALDSGKVAFAGLDVFESEPKPEMAILMHSKISLTPHIGAATGEAQDRIGTELASQIITLLS
- the serC gene encoding 3-phosphoserine/phosphohydroxythreonine transaminase encodes the protein MKKHNYSAGPSILPQEVFEKASKAVLNFNDSGLSILEISHRSKDFVAVMDEARSLALELLGLQGKGYQALFLQGGASTAFLMAPYNLMKENGKAAYLDSGTWATAAIKEAKLFGETIVVGSSKDDNYTYVPKGYEIPADADYFHCTSNNTIFGTQMKEFPSTNVPVVCDMSSDIFSRELDFSKFDLIYAGAQKNMGPAGTTLVVVKEEILGKNGRTIPSMLDYSKHIKAESMYNTPSVFAVYVSLLTLQWIKAKGGIAAVEKLNNAKAELLYNEIDRNPLFKGAAKVEDRSAMNVTFLLNNPDHTETFDALWKAAGISGLPGHRSVGGYRASIYNAMPIESVQVLVDVMKALESKV
- a CDS encoding acyl-CoA reductase, with amino-acid sequence MTLETKKSVFVELGKFLSQFSEGHSAKKSDVLYNDIFFDDFERLIHLSQSHNGWYTPEQVYFSVKSWADALTKENIDKWTSMYDFSKADNEKTVALILAGNIPLVGFHDFLSVLITGNKALVKTSSNDQHLLPFLAKYLIAVDENFKDKITFVEGKLENFDAVIATGSNNTARYFEYYFKDKPSIIRKNRNSAAVLNGKETHEDLEALGEDIFRYFGLGCRNVSKLFVPKDYSFDAFFQAVFKYQDVIQYEKYANNYDYNKAVFLMSNFKLTDNGFLTLKEDSSYASPISSVFFEYYESLEDLKSRLKIDEDQIQCIVSNDLIENSVAFGQTQNPQLWDYADNVDTITFLLTTK
- a CDS encoding 4Fe-4S dicluster domain-containing protein, which translates into the protein MAIIITDECINCGACEPECPNTAIYEGADDWRYKDGTSLKGTIILPDGTEVDADDAQTPISDEIYYIVPGKCTECKGFHDEPQCAAVCPVDCCVPDDNHVEDEETLLNRQAFLHGE